Below is a window of Deinococcus multiflagellatus DNA.
ATAGGGCAGCATGCGCCCGGCCGCGAATTCGCGCAGGGTGAACACGAAGGGCACCACGCCCCCGGCGCGCTGTTCCACGTCCGGCACGATGGCGCCGCCCCCGGGCTTGGGCGGGGCCAGAAACTGCACGTCGCGGAAGGGTTCCACCGGCAGGCCCAGCCGGGCGTAACGGCCCTGTCCCCAGCCCTTGCGGGCCTGCACGCCGCCTTCCTTTTCGGCTACGCGGCGGTTGGGCTGGTCCAGAAACAGCAGGTCCTCGCCCTTCACGTTAAAGATCAGCGCGCGGGTGTTGTGGCCCTCGCCGCGCGTGTTCAGCACGCCGCCCCGGAAGATGGAATGCAGCAGGAACAGCGCGTAACTGGTCTTGGTGGCCACCCCGGAAATCCCGCTGATGTTGATGTGCCCGCCGGACTCGCCGTTCACGAACTGGTAGTTGACCGGCAACACCTGCCCGTCGGCCAGCAGGCCCCCGGCAAAGGCGTGGTCCATCTTGTCGGCGCTGAGGGCCAGGCGGAGGCTCTCGCCCGTGGCATGGCGCACTTCATCGCCGGGCTGGGGCGGAATGAAATCTTCAGGGTCCACGCGCGTGACCAGCACCCGCGCCGCATAGCTGACACTGGCCGGCAGCAGGCCCGCCACCACGTCTTGCACGTCGCTGTCGAAACTCACCCCCTCGTGCCGGGTGCGCACATGGTCCACGATGCCGTAAAAGTGGACAGAGGCGCCGTTGGGCTTGCGGGTCTGCACGGCCACCAGATCGTCCATCTGCACGCTGGCGCCCGGCAGCACCGAGAACCAGAACGAGACTGGCGTGGCGTCTTCAGTGCCTAGCACCATGCCAATGCGGCCATCGCCCTCTGGAATGCTCACGCCAGCACCTCGCGCCCCAGTTGCGTGGCAATGTGCGCGCGGATGCGCCGGGCCACGAGGTCGGGGCTGCCCATCGCGCGGTTCATGGCCTGTTCCAGGGCGGCGGTGGGAATCAGGTTCTGCGGCGCGCGGGCGTCCTTGTGCGCCTTGCTGCCCAGGCGGCACAGCAGCGTGCCCGACAGGTTCGCCACCTCTTTCACGATGGGCGGCAGGAAGTCGGGTTCTTCCGGGGCGTACATCTCCAGGCGCATCACGCCGCTCATGGGGTGCTGGTAGAACTCGGCCTCGCACAGGCGCACGTACCACGTAAAGCGCGTGGTTTTCCCGGTCTCGGAGGTCAGGTGCATGATAGGCGTGCGCTCGCCCGGCCTCAGCTCGCCCAGCAGGCCCACGCGGTCGGGGGGCAGGTACTGGGTTTGCATGGTTTTCACATAGCCCACCACTGCGCCGCCAAAGTTGGTGGCCCGGCGCAGGGTGCCGTCCTGCAGGGTCAGGGCGCTCAGGGCCTCGCGGTCATCCTGCTCGTCAAAGGGCACCGCCGAGGCCAGCCCGTGCGAAAGTTCCTGCTCTTCCTGCAGCATCACGCTCTGCAGCTTGTGCAGCGGCGCCAGGGGCTCGGGGCCATCGGTGGGGATGGGGCGGTATTCCAGCTGCCCCGTGTGCGGGTGGCGCGGCGAGAGGGTGCAGGGGTCCAGCCGCAGGTCTGGCGCGTGGGCCAGCAGCCGCCCGGCCCGCACCGAGAGCAGTTCGGCCTGCCGGGTGCCGTGCGGGCACAGGC
It encodes the following:
- a CDS encoding DNA double-strand break repair nuclease NurA, whose protein sequence is MRPMRIRLDPWPVDIESGQLGLATFGGDLIDIETPRWAAIGARPLPAGLRTVYVVDGKRRMESRVFVEDGQGGAGVGGFGAYVVGAVSLCPHGTRQAELLSVRAGRLLAHAPDLRLDPCTLSPRHPHTGQLEYRPIPTDGPEPLAPLHKLQSVMLQEEQELSHGLASAVPFDEQDDREALSALTLQDGTLRRATNFGGAVVGYVKTMQTQYLPPDRVGLLGELRPGERTPIMHLTSETGKTTRFTWYVRLCEAEFYQHPMSGVMRLEMYAPEEPDFLPPIVKEVANLSGTLLCRLGSKAHKDARAPQNLIPTAALEQAMNRAMGSPDLVARRIRAHIATQLGREVLA